A single window of uncultured Methanospirillum sp. DNA harbors:
- the ileS gene encoding isoleucine--tRNA ligase has translation MREVTSSYVAKEIETSVRTFWTKNSIYSRVKDQNKGKKPWFFVDGPPYTTGNIHLGTAWNKLLKDSILRYHRMLGYDVTDRAGYDMHGLPIEVRVEQELGFKSKKDIEAYGIETFIERCKQFAISNKETMSDQFRSLGIWMDFDNPYQTITPDYIEAAWWALKKAHEKDLLERGHRVVNWCPRCETAIADSEVEYWDEQDPSLFVKFPITDKSDEYLVIWTTTPWTLPANVAVAVDKDFVYARVAAEKEGKTEYLWIAESLVEEVLKKGRYQDFSILEKKTGKELEGTRYTSPLADLVPHQKEIDHRVVIAGFVEMDNTGMVHIAPGHGWDDYLLGVQEGLDVFCPVDGAGLYTKDGGAFAGKFVRDANTEIVEALGSFLLARKKITHRYGHCWRCKTPIIYRATEQWFISIPKIKDQMLSEIAATTWYPDWAGSARFHDFVSDARDWCISRQRYWGIPIPVWECSECSQQMVFGTMAELNKAAGSNLTDPHRPYVDTITIPCSCGGTMHRVEDIFDVWFDSAMASWATIGYPGKTEEFEKLWPADFILEGQDQTRGWFYSQLGASTIAFNRSPYKQVLMTGFSLDADGRKMSKSLGNVVSPEEVVEKFGVDVLRLYLLSSNAPWEDLKFNWESVSTVNRTINILWNVYRFPLPYMILDDFTPSSAGGVWNHDFITRSLREMPDEDRWIISRINTVAKQITADMKEYNLHRLSRSLLNFVLEDLSRWYVQIVRPRMWLEEDSLDKKYAYETIYYCMRTICRLLAPFAPHIAEEIYGNLRLEGDPVSVHMLSWYSGEERLIDLDLETRMGLIRSFDEAVANARQTGKRKLRWPVGTVTVAARNDMVGKAFGSMYDLACQRANAREIVVISGQYDKILWKAEPVMKKIGPSFGKIGPQVKALIEGADGTEMRRQIAEKGSYTLAGPEGDISITTEHVMFTEVMPENIFSAEMSDAAVFVDVTLTPDLEADGYTREIIRRIQEMRKQMNLNVEEMIDIDVIVQDAHLYKLLTKTWQETISKEVRATSLVIHQDSGSRDTSLWQLDRDWDIEGVMVTIGISVSNKK, from the coding sequence TTGCGAGAAGTCACCAGTAGTTATGTTGCAAAAGAGATCGAGACCTCTGTCCGTACATTCTGGACAAAGAACTCGATCTACAGCAGGGTGAAAGATCAGAATAAAGGGAAGAAACCTTGGTTTTTTGTTGACGGTCCTCCGTATACAACCGGAAACATTCACCTGGGAACTGCCTGGAATAAGCTCCTCAAGGACAGTATTCTCAGATATCACCGGATGCTGGGATATGATGTTACTGACAGGGCAGGATATGATATGCATGGACTGCCTATTGAGGTCAGAGTTGAACAGGAACTCGGGTTCAAGAGCAAAAAGGATATTGAAGCATACGGTATCGAGACCTTCATTGAGCGGTGCAAGCAGTTTGCAATCTCGAACAAAGAGACTATGTCTGACCAGTTCCGGTCTCTCGGAATCTGGATGGACTTTGACAATCCGTACCAGACAATAACACCAGATTATATCGAGGCAGCATGGTGGGCATTGAAGAAGGCACACGAGAAAGACCTTCTTGAGCGGGGCCACCGGGTAGTAAACTGGTGTCCACGTTGTGAGACAGCCATCGCAGACTCTGAAGTCGAATACTGGGACGAACAGGACCCCTCACTCTTTGTCAAGTTTCCGATTACTGATAAATCCGATGAATACCTGGTTATCTGGACCACAACTCCCTGGACACTTCCTGCAAACGTGGCAGTTGCTGTTGATAAGGACTTTGTGTACGCCAGGGTTGCAGCCGAGAAGGAGGGAAAGACCGAGTACCTCTGGATAGCAGAGTCGCTGGTAGAGGAAGTACTCAAGAAAGGGCGGTACCAGGACTTTTCGATCCTTGAGAAGAAGACCGGGAAAGAACTTGAAGGAACCAGATACACTTCCCCACTGGCTGATCTTGTCCCACATCAGAAAGAGATCGATCACCGTGTCGTCATTGCCGGATTTGTTGAGATGGACAACACCGGAATGGTACACATTGCACCAGGCCATGGATGGGACGATTATCTCCTCGGTGTTCAAGAAGGACTTGATGTCTTCTGTCCGGTAGACGGTGCCGGCCTTTACACAAAAGATGGCGGTGCCTTTGCCGGGAAGTTTGTTCGTGACGCAAACACGGAGATAGTCGAAGCACTAGGCAGTTTTCTTCTGGCACGCAAGAAGATCACTCACCGGTACGGGCACTGCTGGAGATGTAAGACCCCGATCATCTACCGGGCGACCGAGCAGTGGTTCATCTCGATCCCGAAGATCAAGGATCAGATGCTTAGCGAGATAGCAGCTACGACCTGGTACCCCGACTGGGCTGGAAGTGCAAGATTCCATGACTTTGTCTCAGATGCCCGCGACTGGTGCATCTCCCGGCAACGGTACTGGGGTATCCCGATTCCTGTCTGGGAATGCAGCGAGTGTAGCCAGCAGATGGTCTTTGGCACCATGGCTGAACTTAACAAGGCAGCCGGATCGAACCTGACCGATCCGCACCGGCCATATGTGGATACGATCACAATACCCTGCTCCTGTGGAGGAACGATGCACCGGGTTGAGGACATTTTTGATGTCTGGTTTGACTCTGCAATGGCATCATGGGCAACAATAGGATACCCGGGGAAGACCGAAGAGTTTGAGAAACTCTGGCCTGCTGACTTTATTCTTGAAGGACAGGATCAGACCCGTGGATGGTTCTACTCACAGCTTGGTGCTTCTACTATAGCATTCAACCGCTCGCCGTACAAGCAGGTGCTCATGACCGGTTTTTCACTTGATGCAGATGGTCGGAAGATGAGCAAAAGCCTTGGCAATGTGGTAAGTCCTGAAGAGGTCGTCGAAAAGTTCGGCGTCGATGTGCTTCGACTCTACCTGCTGTCATCAAATGCCCCATGGGAAGATCTCAAGTTTAACTGGGAGAGTGTCTCAACAGTCAACCGAACCATAAACATCCTCTGGAATGTGTACCGGTTCCCACTCCCGTATATGATTCTTGATGACTTCACTCCATCATCTGCCGGAGGAGTCTGGAATCATGATTTCATTACACGTTCCCTGCGGGAGATGCCCGATGAGGATCGCTGGATCATCTCCAGAATCAACACTGTTGCTAAACAGATCACTGCTGATATGAAGGAGTATAACCTGCATCGCCTGAGCAGGTCACTTCTAAACTTTGTACTTGAGGATCTCTCCCGCTGGTATGTTCAGATCGTGCGTCCCCGGATGTGGCTGGAAGAGGATTCTCTTGATAAGAAGTACGCATATGAGACGATCTACTACTGTATGCGAACCATATGCCGGTTACTTGCCCCCTTTGCTCCACACATCGCAGAGGAGATCTATGGGAACCTCAGACTTGAAGGAGATCCAGTATCTGTTCATATGCTCTCCTGGTACTCAGGAGAAGAACGACTCATTGATCTCGATCTTGAGACCCGGATGGGTCTGATCCGGTCGTTTGATGAAGCAGTTGCAAATGCACGACAGACCGGAAAACGGAAACTTCGCTGGCCGGTAGGGACTGTTACCGTCGCAGCAAGAAATGATATGGTCGGGAAGGCCTTTGGCAGCATGTATGATCTGGCATGCCAGCGTGCCAACGCCCGGGAGATCGTTGTCATTTCAGGCCAGTACGATAAGATCCTCTGGAAGGCAGAACCGGTAATGAAGAAGATCGGCCCCTCGTTTGGAAAGATCGGACCACAGGTGAAGGCTCTTATCGAAGGTGCTGATGGAACCGAGATGCGGAGGCAGATTGCAGAGAAGGGATCGTACACTCTTGCAGGTCCTGAAGGTGATATCTCGATAACAACTGAGCACGTGATGTTCACTGAGGTAATGCCTGAAAATATATTCTCTGCAGAGATGAGTGATGCAGCCGTCTTTGTAGATGTAACCCTGACTCCTGATCTCGAGGCAGATGGATACACACGAGAGATCATCCGGAGAATTCAGGAGATGCGCAAGCAGATGAATCTGAATGTCGAGGAGATGATTGATATCGATGTTATCGTGCAGGATGCCCATCTCTATAAACTGTTGACCAAAACCTGGCAGGAGACAATTAGCAAAGAGGTCAGGGCAACATCGCTCGTGATTCATCAGGACAGTGGATCACGTGACACATCACTCTGGCAATTGGATCGTGACTGGGATATTGAAGGTGTCATGGTCACCATCGGCATCTCAGTATCCAATAAAAAATAA
- a CDS encoding DUF2207 domain-containing protein: MGEIRQLAVVIIAAVIIGVSGFWLGGLIASLFEGDLVVTDYHCSWSYDGSLNESYQYAVKSDGAYRSLNRVFNIPVSFGLSGTTPVQLIQSTVPPGAYSYLKDYTGTVHMDGAGKADQDLIRNHASDNEAGAFKPDYYTTGTWPVTYSWIISPPVERGTDADHINIDLATDHVPYKSVTITIPADRVKQVFPHPAGMRVTKTGDSYVITGSASGDVPLGFELVLDRGTGDTIHGRISDLGSVSITEKTNAANPWFAGLLTSTPAIAYFGSICLLVCIPVLLLIIWYRKGREKPFTVPEHLSVVPDPTLKPWMVNLIFEGDPEEFGKEGLYATLLDMHRHKFIRIDEKPDSKDLIITILKEESPDAYEQTVLNSLSRISSDNVIDTGSLASMAETANSDTSVRTTLLAYQQEIQSLTSYSSSYLESHYIEDGRGYLLPLLIFPVIWFLLSIFAAIAGSDGPVGFAATIMAGAAFLQGLVAMLFPATLFGRWKGDTYAEKLRWDSFRSFLSDSALIRRYAPSDLSMWGEWLVYGTALGVGDRVVRTMQDLEVNLPEFTSSSGSAIFAPALLSTAFMPVTTYSPPSSGSGFSGGGGGFGGGGGFGGGGAGGW, translated from the coding sequence ATGGGAGAGATTCGTCAGCTGGCGGTGGTTATCATCGCCGCTGTTATCATTGGAGTATCCGGGTTCTGGTTGGGTGGACTAATTGCCTCATTATTTGAAGGTGACCTGGTTGTAACTGATTATCATTGCTCCTGGTCATATGATGGAAGCCTGAATGAGTCATACCAGTATGCAGTAAAATCAGATGGTGCTTACCGGAGTCTGAACCGGGTGTTCAATATTCCTGTCAGTTTTGGTTTGTCAGGAACTACACCTGTTCAACTGATTCAATCAACAGTTCCACCTGGTGCCTACTCATATCTGAAGGATTACACCGGAACAGTCCATATGGACGGAGCCGGTAAAGCTGATCAGGATCTTATCAGGAATCATGCCAGCGATAATGAAGCCGGTGCGTTCAAACCTGATTACTATACAACCGGAACCTGGCCAGTTACATACTCGTGGATCATCTCCCCGCCGGTTGAGCGTGGAACAGATGCCGATCATATCAATATCGATCTGGCAACAGATCATGTTCCATACAAATCTGTTACAATCACGATCCCCGCTGATCGGGTAAAGCAGGTTTTTCCTCACCCGGCAGGGATGAGAGTGACAAAGACCGGTGACTCGTATGTAATAACCGGAAGTGCATCAGGAGATGTTCCTCTCGGATTTGAACTAGTACTCGATCGCGGAACCGGTGATACGATTCACGGCAGAATCAGCGACCTTGGATCTGTCAGTATAACAGAGAAGACAAACGCTGCAAATCCCTGGTTCGCAGGGCTGCTGACATCCACTCCGGCCATCGCATACTTTGGATCAATCTGTCTGCTTGTCTGTATCCCTGTTCTGCTTCTTATCATCTGGTACCGAAAAGGGCGGGAAAAACCATTCACAGTTCCAGAACACCTGAGTGTCGTCCCTGATCCCACACTTAAGCCATGGATGGTGAACCTGATCTTTGAAGGTGATCCAGAAGAGTTCGGCAAAGAAGGCCTCTATGCAACACTACTGGATATGCACAGGCATAAATTCATCAGAATTGATGAAAAACCTGACAGTAAGGATCTGATCATTACCATTTTGAAAGAAGAGTCACCTGATGCATATGAGCAGACGGTCCTTAATTCATTAAGTAGGATCTCATCAGACAACGTGATAGATACCGGGTCACTAGCATCGATGGCAGAAACAGCCAATTCTGACACTTCAGTCAGAACGACACTTCTTGCATACCAGCAGGAGATTCAGTCACTCACCTCGTACTCCAGTTCCTACCTTGAGTCTCACTATATCGAGGACGGACGCGGGTATCTTCTTCCCCTTCTGATATTCCCTGTTATCTGGTTCCTGCTCTCAATCTTTGCTGCCATTGCCGGGAGTGATGGTCCGGTAGGATTTGCAGCAACCATCATGGCCGGGGCAGCATTCCTTCAGGGGCTTGTTGCCATGCTTTTTCCGGCAACCCTCTTCGGTAGATGGAAGGGAGATACGTATGCAGAAAAACTCAGGTGGGACTCGTTCAGATCCTTCCTTTCTGATTCGGCATTAATACGTCGGTATGCTCCATCTGATCTCTCGATGTGGGGGGAGTGGCTGGTGTACGGCACTGCCCTCGGTGTTGGTGATCGGGTGGTGAGAACGATGCAGGATCTCGAGGTGAACCTGCCTGAGTTTACTTCATCCTCTGGTTCTGCCATTTTTGCCCCGGCTCTGTTATCCACTGCATTCATGCCGGTGACCACATATTCTCCACCGTCCTCAGGGTCCGGGTTCAGTGGCGGAGGAGGAGGATTTGGAGGTGGTGGCGGTTTTGGTGGAGGTGGAGCTGGAGGGTGGTAA